The following proteins are co-located in the Desulfovibrio inopinatus DSM 10711 genome:
- the rny gene encoding ribonuclease Y: protein MDFGYVFTILLGLVGGSVGGYFFNKWISDKTLNESKSLAQRILDEARKEAQAHKKEVVLQAQDDLYNQKREMEHDFKEREVTLKHKESRIVEKQERLEAKQEKLTQKESDILATEKRLTAQERALATKEEQLERISDEHQIKLQEISGLTVEEAKERLIQEIESRTRHETAKMIRQIEMEAKETADKKAKEILSLAVQRYAGDFVAEESVTAVTLPSEEMKGRIIGREGRNIRALEAATGVDLIIDDTPETVILSAFSPIRRQVAKLALERLITDGRIHPARIEDIVKKVEQEFEIKLRELGEQATFDVGVHGIHPELVRLLGHLQYRTSYSQNVLRHSLEVASLCGIMAAELGHDVKKAKRAGLLHDIGKAVDHEIEGPHAVIGYDLAKKYGESKEIMHAIQAHHEDVPPKTILATLVQAADSLSGARPGARKELLESYVKRLEELECLATEFEGVSKAYAIQAGREIRVMVDSDNIDDDKTFVLCKDIAHKIEENLTYPGQIRVTVIRERRAVGYAK, encoded by the coding sequence ATGGATTTCGGTTACGTTTTTACAATTCTTCTCGGTCTCGTCGGCGGTTCTGTCGGCGGGTACTTCTTCAATAAATGGATATCCGATAAAACCCTCAACGAGTCCAAATCTCTGGCTCAGCGTATTCTCGATGAGGCTCGCAAAGAAGCGCAAGCGCATAAGAAAGAAGTTGTTTTGCAGGCGCAAGACGATCTTTATAATCAAAAGCGCGAAATGGAGCATGATTTCAAAGAACGCGAAGTCACGTTGAAGCATAAAGAGTCCCGGATCGTCGAGAAGCAGGAGCGGCTTGAAGCGAAACAGGAAAAGCTGACGCAGAAAGAATCCGATATCCTGGCAACGGAAAAGCGGTTAACTGCACAGGAACGCGCTTTAGCAACCAAAGAAGAACAACTGGAGCGAATTTCCGACGAACATCAAATCAAATTGCAGGAAATCTCCGGGCTGACTGTCGAAGAAGCGAAAGAACGGCTTATTCAGGAGATTGAGAGTCGGACGCGTCATGAAACAGCTAAGATGATTCGTCAAATTGAGATGGAAGCGAAGGAAACTGCTGACAAAAAAGCGAAAGAAATCCTTTCGTTGGCCGTACAACGCTATGCCGGTGATTTTGTCGCTGAAGAAAGCGTGACAGCCGTGACCTTGCCTAGTGAAGAGATGAAGGGGCGAATTATTGGCCGTGAGGGACGTAATATTCGTGCCTTGGAAGCGGCTACCGGTGTTGACCTTATTATTGATGACACTCCCGAGACGGTTATTCTCTCTGCTTTTTCTCCGATTCGTCGACAAGTTGCCAAGCTTGCTTTGGAACGACTTATTACCGATGGACGCATTCACCCCGCTCGGATTGAAGATATTGTCAAAAAAGTCGAGCAGGAGTTTGAAATCAAATTACGTGAACTCGGCGAACAAGCGACATTCGATGTCGGCGTTCATGGTATTCATCCAGAACTCGTTCGTTTGCTTGGTCATTTGCAATACCGGACAAGTTACTCGCAGAATGTACTTCGACATTCGCTCGAAGTGGCATCTTTGTGCGGGATTATGGCTGCCGAACTTGGGCATGATGTTAAGAAAGCCAAACGCGCCGGTTTACTGCACGACATTGGGAAAGCCGTGGACCATGAAATCGAAGGTCCGCATGCCGTCATTGGTTACGATCTCGCCAAGAAATACGGTGAATCCAAAGAAATCATGCACGCCATTCAGGCGCACCACGAAGATGTTCCGCCGAAGACCATTCTCGCTACGCTTGTTCAAGCTGCGGACAGCTTGTCCGGTGCTCGCCCCGGCGCCCGGAAAGAACTGCTCGAAAGCTACGTGAAACGGCTTGAAGAGTTGGAATGTCTGGCTACCGAGTTCGAAGGCGTCTCTAAAGCCTATGCCATTCAGGCCGGTCGTGAGATCCGCGTCATGGTCGATTCCGACAATATCGATGATGATAAGACGTTTGTTTTGTGTAAAGACATTGCTCACAAGATCGAAGAGAATCTGACCTATCCGGGGCAAATTCGCGTCACGGTCATCCGTGAGCGACGCGCCGTAGGGTATGCGAAATAG
- a CDS encoding F0F1 ATP synthase subunit epsilon: MAKDLRLEVVTPDRLVLSQEVEYVGAPGIEGEFGIMPNHIPFLSALGVGSLYYKLDGKYYYVFVAGGFAEVSSNKVTILAEIAEKAEDIDLERARRAEQRARERMQKAEDNIAQARAQAALQRAMQRMTCRSTASSAGTCSL, encoded by the coding sequence ATGGCTAAAGATCTTCGATTGGAAGTCGTGACGCCCGACCGCCTCGTCCTGTCTCAGGAAGTGGAATACGTTGGCGCGCCCGGCATCGAAGGTGAATTCGGTATCATGCCGAATCACATACCTTTCCTGTCCGCGCTTGGCGTGGGGAGCTTGTATTACAAGCTTGATGGAAAGTACTACTATGTCTTCGTTGCTGGCGGATTCGCCGAAGTGTCGAGTAATAAAGTCACGATCTTGGCTGAGATCGCCGAGAAAGCCGAAGATATCGACCTTGAACGTGCTCGTCGCGCTGAACAGCGCGCTCGTGAACGTATGCAGAAGGCCGAAGACAACATTGCGCAAGCTCGCGCTCAAGCCGCTTTGCAACGGGCCATGCAGCGCATGACCTGTCGCTCTACGGCGAGCAGCGCTGGTACCTGCTCCTTGTAG
- a CDS encoding nucleotidyltransferase family protein, which translates to MRYGLRESILHDMVAVFKKYPHIERVVLYGSRAKGCFKPGSDIDICLYGKNITTMEKNLIAIDLDELDLPYIIDIAVFDSLSHAALRELIERVGIVLYQRLGTPLGAR; encoded by the coding sequence ATGCGTTATGGACTGCGTGAATCCATTCTTCATGATATGGTTGCTGTATTTAAAAAATATCCCCATATCGAGAGAGTTGTCCTCTATGGATCACGAGCGAAGGGATGTTTTAAACCAGGGTCGGACATTGATATCTGCCTTTACGGCAAGAATATTACAACGATGGAAAAAAATCTTATCGCTATTGATCTTGATGAACTTGATTTGCCTTATATTATTGATATCGCAGTGTTTGATTCCCTTTCCCATGCTGCATTGCGAGAGCTTATAGAACGTGTCGGCATCGTATTGTATCAACGATTAGGCACACCTTTAGGGGCGCGTTAG
- the tyrS gene encoding tyrosine--tRNA ligase, which produces MNVFDEFFWRGLINQTSDDENLRFHLKTPGRKMYCGFDPTARSLHIGNLVPLLALARFARAGHVAYALMGGATGLIGDPSGKDKERQMIDKETLFASADNIRKQVESLFTNLDCVENLRVVNNYDWTNSLSTIEFLRDVGKYFTVNYMMAKDSVKNRIGREDTGISFTEFSYMILQSYDYYYLSEHHDLTLQIGGSDQFGNITAGLELIRKKSGKECFALTFPLITTATGAKFGKSEKGAIYLDPEMTSPYAFYQYWMNADDRDVINYLRYFTLLDQSEIAALETELAERPHERAAQRRLAAETTTMIHGKAELENVQAVTEALFGKGDIKAVNAKTLGQALESAPGKGYATLGALPDLPGLLVDLELCSSKSQARKDIKAGGIYINNERLQDETYTPAITDFIGERILLVRKGKKNYGVVFLGE; this is translated from the coding sequence ATGAACGTATTTGATGAATTCTTCTGGCGCGGTCTCATCAACCAGACCTCGGATGATGAAAACCTTCGGTTTCACCTCAAGACACCGGGCCGCAAAATGTATTGCGGGTTCGACCCTACGGCCAGAAGTCTGCATATTGGCAATCTTGTTCCCTTGTTGGCCCTTGCGCGTTTTGCTCGAGCTGGCCATGTTGCCTATGCCTTGATGGGTGGTGCGACCGGTCTTATCGGTGACCCGTCGGGTAAAGATAAAGAACGACAAATGATCGACAAGGAAACGCTGTTTGCGTCTGCAGATAATATCAGAAAGCAAGTGGAGTCGCTTTTCACCAATCTTGATTGTGTCGAAAATCTTCGTGTCGTCAACAACTATGATTGGACCAATTCTCTGTCTACAATTGAGTTTCTGCGCGACGTGGGAAAATATTTTACGGTCAACTATATGATGGCCAAAGATTCCGTAAAGAACCGGATTGGTCGCGAAGATACAGGCATATCCTTCACCGAGTTCAGCTACATGATTCTCCAGTCGTATGACTATTATTATTTATCCGAGCATCATGACCTTACCTTGCAGATTGGCGGTTCCGACCAATTCGGCAACATCACCGCCGGTCTGGAGCTGATTCGCAAAAAGTCTGGAAAAGAGTGTTTTGCGCTCACTTTTCCGCTCATCACGACGGCTACAGGGGCTAAATTTGGAAAGTCGGAGAAAGGCGCTATCTATCTTGATCCGGAAATGACCTCGCCGTATGCGTTTTATCAGTATTGGATGAATGCCGACGACCGTGATGTCATCAATTATTTGCGATATTTTACGCTCCTTGACCAGAGTGAAATTGCCGCCCTGGAGACCGAGCTTGCCGAGCGTCCTCACGAACGAGCTGCCCAGCGACGTCTTGCCGCAGAGACAACAACCATGATTCACGGAAAGGCTGAGCTCGAAAACGTGCAGGCCGTGACCGAAGCCCTCTTCGGGAAAGGGGACATCAAAGCCGTTAATGCCAAAACCTTGGGGCAAGCGCTGGAATCGGCTCCGGGAAAAGGCTACGCGACGCTTGGTGCGCTGCCTGATTTGCCAGGGCTGTTGGTTGATCTCGAACTCTGCTCGTCTAAGTCTCAGGCCCGGAAAGATATTAAGGCAGGGGGCATTTATATCAATAATGAACGTCTTCAAGATGAGACGTATACTCCTGCAATCACCGACTTCATCGGAGAACGCATTCTGCTCGTGCGCAAAGGGAAGAAGAACTACGGCGTTGTCTTTTTAGGTGAATAA
- a CDS encoding nucleotidyltransferase substrate binding protein, producing MLDDVRWRQRFSNYLRALQTLTEAVDLAEQRTLSDLEEQGVIQSFEFTHELAWNVLKDYLEYQGIKGVVGSRGAVREAFRNGLIEDGETWMLMIQDRNHSSHTYNVELAEEIVERILYLHYPAFLKMEKTFRAIDEGFETD from the coding sequence ATGTTGGACGATGTTCGTTGGCGGCAACGATTTTCTAATTATTTAAGGGCACTTCAAACGCTTACGGAGGCGGTTGATTTGGCCGAGCAGCGTACACTGTCCGATCTGGAAGAGCAGGGGGTCATTCAATCTTTTGAATTTACACATGAACTTGCTTGGAATGTTTTGAAGGATTACCTTGAGTATCAAGGTATTAAAGGGGTGGTTGGTTCTCGTGGTGCCGTGCGCGAAGCATTTAGAAATGGTCTTATTGAAGACGGAGAAACATGGATGCTGATGATTCAAGACAGAAATCATTCCTCTCATACGTATAACGTAGAGTTAGCTGAAGAAATTGTCGAAAGAATTTTGTATCTGCATTATCCTGCTTTTTTGAAGATGGAAAAAACATTTCGTGCAATTGATGAAGGATTCGAGACCGATTGA
- a CDS encoding TIGR00282 family metallophosphoesterase, with the protein MRICFFGDIVGRPGRTAIIERTSRLRREHAFDLVLANAENASGGLGLTSKSARQLLAAAGLDVLTSGNHIWKHKDLISFFQENDRVLRPANYPEGAPGAGLGIYQTESGMPYAIINLLGRTYMDAVDCPFQSAMSLLATVPGDVLVRLVDFHAEATSEKRAMGFVLDGRVTAVLGTHTHVQTNDAQILPQGTAYMTDLGMCGPKDSILGMSVDPIVQRFLTGRPHRFVVARNPARLEGCSLDVDDASGFARSIEAFVA; encoded by the coding sequence TTGCGGATTTGTTTCTTTGGTGACATCGTTGGACGTCCTGGACGTACCGCTATTATTGAACGGACTTCACGGTTGCGCCGTGAGCACGCCTTTGATCTCGTTTTGGCCAATGCTGAAAATGCGTCGGGTGGGCTTGGGCTTACCTCGAAATCGGCACGCCAACTTCTTGCAGCTGCAGGGCTCGATGTCCTAACGAGTGGAAATCACATCTGGAAACACAAAGATCTCATCTCTTTCTTTCAGGAGAACGATCGCGTCCTCCGTCCCGCAAACTATCCCGAAGGCGCTCCAGGAGCCGGTCTCGGCATTTATCAAACCGAGTCCGGCATGCCTTATGCGATTATCAACCTTCTCGGGCGTACCTATATGGACGCTGTCGATTGTCCATTTCAATCCGCGATGAGCTTGCTTGCCACGGTGCCCGGAGATGTTCTTGTTCGATTGGTCGACTTTCATGCCGAAGCCACATCGGAAAAACGGGCAATGGGATTTGTACTTGATGGTCGCGTGACGGCCGTTCTCGGCACCCACACCCATGTTCAGACAAACGACGCCCAGATTCTTCCTCAGGGAACGGCCTATATGACGGACTTGGGCATGTGTGGCCCAAAGGATTCTATTCTCGGTATGTCCGTCGATCCTATTGTTCAGCGATTTCTTACGGGTCGGCCACATCGGTTTGTTGTGGCCCGCAATCCGGCCCGACTTGAGGGATGCAGCCTTGATGTGGATGATGCCAGTGGTTTTGCAAGATCCATCGAAGCTTTTGTTGCGTGA
- a CDS encoding F0F1 ATP synthase subunit gamma: MPSLKDVQVKISAVKKTKQITKAMNMVASAKLRNAQARIERFRPYADKFYDMLADLSQGADSSVHPLLEKREEIKTVLIVLVTSDRGLCGSFNASLVNRAQKMALKYEAEGKAVKFITVGKRGRDVIRRAEREIVNAYVDEMNSFDFTLGAKLGAEVIDGYISGMYDQIDLVYGEFVSLARQESVNLTLLPMSAASEAAEGEETEAASTTKMEYIYEPSVEGLLAELLPRFVNVQIYRGLLDTSASEHAARMRSMDNATKNCDEMVGSLTLVYNKARQAAITTELMDIVGGSEALKG; the protein is encoded by the coding sequence ATGCCTTCGTTAAAGGACGTACAAGTCAAGATCTCCGCGGTCAAGAAGACGAAGCAGATCACCAAGGCCATGAACATGGTCGCTTCGGCAAAGCTTCGTAATGCGCAGGCCCGGATCGAACGCTTTCGGCCCTATGCCGACAAATTTTACGACATGCTCGCAGATTTGTCGCAGGGCGCCGATTCTTCGGTTCACCCGCTTCTTGAGAAACGCGAAGAAATCAAAACGGTTCTGATCGTTTTGGTGACTTCCGACCGTGGACTGTGTGGCAGTTTCAACGCTTCGCTCGTGAACAGGGCTCAAAAAATGGCTCTGAAATACGAGGCTGAAGGCAAAGCCGTCAAATTCATCACCGTCGGTAAAAGAGGACGCGATGTCATTCGCCGTGCCGAGCGCGAAATCGTCAATGCATATGTTGACGAAATGAACTCCTTTGATTTCACCCTGGGCGCCAAGCTCGGAGCTGAAGTCATCGACGGCTACATCTCGGGAATGTACGATCAAATCGATCTGGTTTACGGCGAATTTGTGAGCCTCGCCAGGCAGGAATCGGTCAATTTGACCCTCCTGCCCATGTCGGCCGCTTCTGAAGCTGCCGAAGGCGAAGAAACTGAAGCCGCCTCGACCACGAAGATGGAGTACATCTACGAGCCTTCGGTTGAAGGCCTGCTGGCCGAACTCTTGCCCCGTTTCGTTAATGTTCAGATCTACCGCGGTTTGCTCGATACGTCTGCCAGCGAACATGCTGCCCGCATGCGCTCCATGGACAATGCGACCAAGAACTGCGACGAGATGGTCGGTTCCCTGACGCTTGTTTACAACAAGGCTCGTCAGGCCGCCATCACCACTGAGCTGATGGACATTGTCGGCGGTAGCGAGGCACTCAAAGGTTAA
- a CDS encoding cell division protein ZapA: MPSYNLSLVGLELSFKTDAEADRVENALELVEERYNGLVPSGRNLSKEKLLSFVALGLADDLLESKQELDELREKLDRLLMKINSTDE; this comes from the coding sequence ATGCCTAGCTATAACCTGTCCCTCGTGGGACTGGAATTGTCCTTTAAGACGGACGCGGAAGCGGACCGCGTTGAGAATGCGCTAGAATTGGTTGAAGAGCGCTATAACGGGCTTGTACCGAGCGGAAGAAATCTCAGTAAGGAGAAACTGCTGTCGTTTGTTGCCTTGGGTTTGGCGGACGATTTGCTCGAATCAAAGCAGGAACTCGACGAGTTGCGAGAGAAACTCGACCGTCTCCTGATGAAAATAAATTCGACGGATGAATAG
- the glmU gene encoding bifunctional UDP-N-acetylglucosamine diphosphorylase/glucosamine-1-phosphate N-acetyltransferase GlmU: MFENIACLILAAGKGTRMYSEDPKVLRPLLGHPMLYYVYRALEPIFGEDILTVVGFGRERMEKAFPEKIDRFVMQEKQLGTGHAFSCSFDALKATGAEYCLVMNGDTPLALTETLEDFLDDTMASQADIAFLSLTLDDPGAYGRVIRGKNDSVQAIIELKDYDVHVHGPETGEINSGIYLLRLDAVAPLLKELSNENKSGEYYITDLIGLGVKHGLRVDGIACGSDEFLLGVNSPRELLEAELVLQQFINETLVDKGVILRNPGQVRIGPDVIVAPGVDITGPCEIYGTTEIRQGAIVESNVVILDSLLDKRSHVRSFSHLEKAVLGESAVAGPFARLRPGAVLKENVRVGNFVEVKKSVLAKGVKAGHLTYLGDADIGENTNIGAGTITCNYDGKNKHKTIIGKEAFIGSNTAFVAPVKIGDQTLVGAGSVITKDVDAHALAVGRSRQVNLKRRKCNDESGPS; encoded by the coding sequence ATGTTTGAGAACATAGCGTGTCTTATTCTAGCAGCTGGAAAGGGAACCCGGATGTACTCGGAAGACCCGAAAGTCTTGCGCCCTTTGTTGGGGCATCCCATGCTGTATTATGTCTACCGGGCTTTGGAGCCTATTTTTGGAGAAGACATCCTTACGGTTGTCGGATTTGGTCGTGAACGTATGGAGAAAGCGTTTCCTGAGAAAATCGATCGTTTTGTCATGCAGGAAAAGCAGCTTGGTACAGGGCATGCGTTTTCCTGCTCGTTCGACGCACTTAAGGCTACTGGAGCTGAATACTGCCTTGTCATGAATGGGGATACTCCGCTTGCTCTCACTGAGACCCTGGAAGATTTTCTTGATGACACAATGGCAAGTCAGGCCGATATTGCATTTCTCAGTCTAACCTTAGACGATCCGGGAGCGTATGGTCGTGTTATTCGTGGGAAGAACGATAGTGTTCAGGCAATTATCGAGCTGAAAGACTACGATGTTCACGTTCACGGGCCCGAGACAGGAGAGATTAATTCCGGCATCTATCTGCTGCGCCTTGATGCTGTTGCGCCTTTGTTGAAAGAATTGTCGAATGAAAACAAAAGTGGTGAATACTATATCACGGACTTGATCGGTCTTGGCGTCAAACACGGTTTACGTGTGGACGGTATCGCTTGTGGGAGCGATGAGTTCTTGCTCGGAGTGAACAGCCCCCGCGAGTTGCTTGAAGCGGAGTTGGTGCTTCAGCAATTCATCAATGAAACGTTGGTCGATAAAGGGGTTATTCTCCGTAACCCTGGCCAGGTACGTATCGGTCCCGATGTTATTGTTGCACCAGGTGTAGACATCACAGGTCCTTGTGAAATTTATGGAACGACAGAAATTCGACAAGGTGCCATTGTTGAGTCGAATGTTGTTATTCTTGACAGTCTTTTGGATAAGCGCAGTCATGTTCGTTCTTTTTCTCATTTGGAGAAAGCTGTTCTTGGAGAATCTGCTGTTGCCGGTCCATTTGCACGTTTGCGACCTGGTGCAGTGCTCAAAGAGAATGTCCGCGTCGGTAATTTTGTTGAAGTGAAGAAATCGGTTCTTGCAAAAGGCGTTAAAGCGGGACATCTTACATATTTGGGAGATGCTGATATTGGTGAAAACACCAATATCGGTGCAGGAACGATTACATGCAATTACGACGGGAAGAACAAGCATAAAACAATAATTGGTAAAGAAGCTTTTATTGGCAGTAATACAGCATTTGTTGCTCCTGTAAAAATTGGTGATCAGACTCTTGTCGGTGCGGGAAGCGTGATTACTAAGGATGTTGATGCACATGCTTTAGCGGTGGGTCGCAGTCGTCAAGTGAATTTGAAGCGCAGAAAATGCAATGACGAGTCGGGCCCGTCTTGA
- the atpD gene encoding F0F1 ATP synthase subunit beta produces the protein MSNSVGKIVQVIGAVVDMEFPEGQLPAILNAIEIKNENNQDAPDLVVEVAQHLGNNVVRCIAMDATDGLVRGMEGTDTGTAITAPVGKGSLGRIVNVVGRPVDELGPIDTDKYLPIHREAPSFVEQSTKVELLETGIKVVDLLIPFPKGGKMGLFGGAGVGKTVILMEMINNIAKQHGGISVFAGVGERTREGNDLYHEMKDAGVLEKAALVYGQMNEPPGARARVALTALTMAEYFRDEEGQDVLLFVDNIFRFTQAGSEVSALLGRMPSAVGYQPTLGTDLGALQERITSTTKGSITSVQAVYVPADDLTDPAPATTFSHLDGTLVLSRQIAELGIYPAVDPLDSTSRILDPNVLGDEHYGVAREVQMILQKYKDLQDIIAILGMDELSDEDKLTVARARKIQRFLSQPFFVAAQFTGKEGRYVKLEDTIKGFKAIIDGQHDDIAEGAFYMVGDIEEALENAKRG, from the coding sequence ATGAGCAATTCTGTCGGTAAAATCGTTCAGGTCATCGGCGCTGTCGTTGACATGGAATTCCCCGAAGGGCAACTGCCCGCGATCTTGAACGCTATCGAGATCAAAAACGAAAATAACCAGGACGCCCCCGACCTCGTCGTCGAAGTCGCCCAGCATCTTGGTAACAACGTTGTCCGCTGTATCGCTATGGACGCGACCGATGGTCTCGTCCGCGGTATGGAAGGCACCGATACCGGTACGGCTATTACTGCTCCGGTTGGGAAAGGCTCTCTTGGCCGCATCGTCAACGTCGTTGGTCGTCCCGTGGACGAACTCGGCCCCATCGATACGGACAAATACCTCCCCATCCACCGCGAAGCTCCGTCCTTCGTAGAACAGTCGACCAAGGTCGAACTGCTCGAAACCGGCATCAAGGTTGTTGACTTGCTCATCCCCTTCCCCAAGGGTGGGAAAATGGGCCTGTTCGGCGGCGCCGGTGTTGGTAAGACCGTTATTCTCATGGAAATGATCAACAATATCGCCAAACAGCACGGCGGTATTTCGGTCTTCGCGGGCGTCGGTGAACGTACCCGTGAAGGCAACGACTTGTACCATGAAATGAAAGACGCTGGCGTTCTCGAGAAAGCCGCTCTTGTGTACGGTCAGATGAACGAGCCTCCGGGAGCCCGTGCCCGTGTTGCTCTGACCGCTCTGACCATGGCTGAATACTTCCGTGATGAAGAAGGCCAGGACGTGCTTCTCTTCGTTGACAACATCTTCCGCTTCACGCAGGCCGGTTCCGAAGTGTCCGCTCTTCTCGGTCGTATGCCTTCGGCGGTTGGTTACCAGCCTACTCTGGGTACTGACCTCGGTGCTCTGCAAGAACGCATTACCTCCACCACCAAGGGTTCGATTACGTCGGTTCAGGCCGTTTACGTCCCTGCTGACGACTTGACTGACCCCGCACCTGCTACGACGTTCTCGCACTTGGACGGCACGCTCGTTCTTTCGCGTCAGATCGCCGAGCTCGGCATCTACCCCGCGGTTGACCCGCTCGACTCCACGTCGCGCATCCTCGACCCCAACGTTCTGGGTGACGAACACTACGGTGTTGCCCGTGAAGTCCAGATGATCCTCCAGAAGTACAAAGACCTTCAGGACATCATCGCCATTCTGGGTATGGACGAACTGTCTGATGAAGACAAATTGACCGTTGCTCGTGCTCGTAAAATCCAGCGTTTCTTGTCGCAGCCGTTCTTCGTTGCCGCGCAGTTCACCGGTAAAGAAGGCCGCTACGTCAAGCTGGAAGACACGATCAAAGGCTTCAAGGCCATTATCGACGGACAGCACGACGATATCGCTGAAGGTGCTTTCTATATGGTCGGCGACATTGAAGAGGCTCTTGAAAACGCCAAGAGAGGTTAG